Proteins encoded within one genomic window of Halobacteroides halobius DSM 5150:
- a CDS encoding segregation and condensation protein A: protein MGYEVKIDTFEGPIDLLLHLLNKNEVQIYDIKISEITDQYLDYIATMQKLDLDVASEFLIMAARLIEVKAETLLPSKQGQDQDKDKKDNKDPRQKLVERLLEYKKYKDLATKLQAFEAEERKSYTRNVAPLLSQLEFEEENPLEDIGVDDFAAAFKKVLIRHKLKQEDKTEDKQEGISHLTPQEVTIKEQQGYIMQQLVATKGLNFTDLFVDLETKLEIVVTFMAVLELIKMKEVKVEQIDNFARIKIYHVRSGS from the coding sequence ATGGGGTATGAAGTAAAGATTGATACTTTTGAAGGGCCAATAGATCTACTACTACATCTATTAAATAAAAATGAAGTCCAGATTTATGATATAAAGATTTCGGAAATTACCGACCAGTATCTAGATTATATTGCTACTATGCAAAAACTTGATTTAGATGTAGCTAGTGAGTTTTTAATAATGGCAGCCCGATTAATAGAAGTTAAGGCTGAGACTTTATTACCAAGTAAGCAGGGCCAAGATCAAGATAAAGATAAAAAAGATAATAAAGATCCTCGCCAAAAACTTGTAGAAAGATTATTAGAGTATAAAAAGTATAAGGATTTAGCAACTAAATTGCAAGCTTTTGAAGCAGAAGAACGGAAGTCATACACTAGAAATGTAGCTCCTTTATTAAGTCAGTTAGAATTTGAAGAAGAGAATCCCTTAGAAGATATAGGAGTGGATGATTTTGCTGCTGCTTTTAAGAAAGTATTAATTAGGCATAAACTCAAACAAGAAGACAAAACCGAAGATAAACAAGAAGGTATTTCACATCTTACTCCACAAGAAGTAACAATTAAAGAACAGCAAGGGTATATTATGCAACAATTAGTAGCAACTAAAGGGCTTAATTTTACTGATTTATTTGTTGATTTAGAAACTAAATTAGAGATAGTGGTAACTTTTATGGCTGTATTAGAATTGATAAAAATGAAAGAAGTTAAAGTAGAACAAATAGATAATTTTGCAAGAATTAAGATTTATCATGTGAGGAGTGGTAGTTGA
- the scpB gene encoding SMC-Scp complex subunit ScpB: protein MNKQEAKAAVEALLFMATDSLAVKDIKEVTNLTTTEVNQILTQLKEDYQAVDKGIKLVQVNQGFQFQTKSEYRSFIKAMHKPKEDNTLSQAALETLAIIAYKQPATRSEVEEIRGVNVEKALKTIQKRGLVEEKGRKDAIGRPIIYGTTDLFLEYMGLSSLDELPPPQEFNEVDDSEIEEELDNEPDA from the coding sequence ATGAATAAACAAGAAGCCAAAGCAGCAGTTGAAGCTTTATTGTTTATGGCTACTGATTCATTAGCAGTTAAAGATATAAAAGAAGTAACTAATTTAACTACTACAGAAGTTAATCAAATTTTAACTCAGCTAAAAGAAGATTATCAAGCTGTTGATAAAGGAATTAAATTAGTACAAGTTAATCAAGGTTTTCAATTTCAAACAAAATCTGAGTATCGTTCATTTATTAAAGCAATGCACAAGCCTAAAGAAGATAATACTCTAAGTCAAGCTGCATTAGAAACTTTAGCTATTATTGCTTATAAACAACCAGCAACTAGATCAGAAGTTGAAGAAATTAGAGGAGTTAATGTAGAAAAAGCTCTTAAAACCATCCAAAAGCGAGGCTTAGTAGAAGAAAAAGGTCGCAAGGATGCTATTGGTAGGCCTATTATTTATGGAACTACGGATTTATTTTTGGAATATATGGGGCTAAGTAGTCTTGATGAATTGCCTCCACCACAGGAATTTAATGAAGTAGATGACAGTGAAATAGAAGAAGAGTTAGATAATGAGCCAGATGCTTAA
- a CDS encoding ABC transporter ATP-binding protein, with amino-acid sequence MIKLKTKDLNVSYGDDLIVKGLNIEIAAKKITAIIGSNGSGKSTLLKAMTRIISYQSGKVVLDGKNISQENTNALAKKMAILPQTQETTSGLTVGELVSYGRFPYQSSLGRLTEKDYNVINWALEVTGTEKFKYQTVDLLSGGQRQRVWIAMALAQETDVIFLDEPTTYLDMAHQLEVLELLQRLNDEQERTIIMVLHNLNQAARFADHIIALKEGKVVKSGECKEVITPNVLKKVFNIDAKIGEDPRTGKPMCITYDLINGGNNNEKNNNHHYAYASTGF; translated from the coding sequence ATTATAAAATTAAAGACAAAAGATTTAAATGTTAGTTATGGTGATGATTTAATAGTTAAAGGTCTTAATATTGAAATTGCAGCTAAAAAAATCACAGCAATTATAGGTTCTAATGGCAGTGGCAAATCAACATTATTAAAAGCAATGACAAGAATCATCTCCTATCAATCAGGAAAAGTTGTTTTAGATGGTAAAAATATTTCCCAAGAGAATACAAATGCACTTGCTAAAAAGATGGCTATTCTTCCTCAAACTCAAGAAACCACAAGTGGTTTGACAGTTGGAGAATTAGTATCTTATGGCCGGTTTCCTTATCAGAGTAGTTTAGGAAGACTGACAGAGAAGGATTATAATGTTATCAATTGGGCACTTGAAGTTACAGGAACAGAGAAATTTAAATATCAGACAGTAGATTTATTATCAGGTGGGCAAAGACAGCGCGTCTGGATTGCAATGGCACTAGCCCAGGAGACAGATGTAATATTTTTAGATGAACCTACAACCTATTTAGATATGGCTCATCAGTTAGAGGTTTTAGAATTACTCCAGAGATTAAATGATGAGCAGGAACGTACAATCATTATGGTACTTCATAATTTAAATCAAGCGGCTCGCTTTGCTGACCACATAATTGCTTTAAAAGAAGGAAAAGTTGTAAAATCAGGGGAGTGTAAGGAAGTAATTACCCCTAATGTACTTAAGAAAGTATTCAATATTGATGCTAAAATTGGAGAAGATCCAAGAACAGGTAAACCAATGTGTATTACTTATGACTTAATAAATGGAGGTAATAATAATGAAAAAAATAATAATCACCACTATGCTTATGCTAGCACTGGTTTTTAG
- a CDS encoding iron-hydroxamate ABC transporter substrate-binding protein, protein MKKIIITTMLMLALVFSINNGLAVVAEANSETITYQSENGPVEVPANPERIIVLSSFAGNVLALDGNLVGVDPWAKKNPLYNLDGVEAVTSDNLEKIIELKPDLIIGLSSTSNINRLKMIAPTITYTYGRLGYLEQHLEIGKLLNKEEEARTWINDFRKKARSVGEKIREKIGEDATVTVIENYNKMLYVFGDNWARGTEILYQEMKLKMPKRVKELALKPGYSAISFEVLPEVAGDYIIFSKNSGADTSFQETETYRNIPAVQNDRVFEVNAEKFYFNDPITLEFQLDFFKEKFLNN, encoded by the coding sequence ATGAAAAAAATAATAATCACCACTATGCTTATGCTAGCACTGGTTTTTAGTATTAATAATGGTTTAGCAGTAGTTGCAGAAGCTAATTCAGAAACAATTACATATCAATCTGAGAATGGGCCAGTAGAGGTTCCGGCGAATCCAGAACGAATTATTGTTCTTAGTTCCTTTGCTGGTAATGTATTAGCTTTAGATGGAAATTTAGTTGGAGTCGACCCGTGGGCGAAGAAGAATCCGCTTTATAATTTAGATGGTGTAGAAGCAGTAACATCTGATAACTTAGAGAAGATAATTGAATTAAAACCTGACTTAATTATTGGACTATCGAGCACTAGTAATATTAATAGATTAAAGATGATTGCACCAACTATAACTTATACTTATGGAAGATTGGGGTATTTAGAGCAACATTTAGAGATTGGTAAATTATTAAATAAAGAAGAAGAGGCTAGAACTTGGATTAATGATTTTAGAAAAAAAGCGCGGTCTGTAGGAGAAAAAATTCGAGAAAAAATTGGTGAAGATGCAACTGTAACAGTTATTGAAAACTATAATAAAATGCTTTATGTTTTCGGAGATAATTGGGCTCGGGGAACAGAGATTCTTTATCAAGAGATGAAATTAAAGATGCCTAAAAGAGTAAAAGAATTAGCTTTAAAACCTGGTTATTCTGCTATATCATTTGAAGTTTTACCAGAAGTTGCTGGAGATTATATAATTTTCAGTAAAAACTCAGGTGCTGATACTTCTTTCCAAGAAACTGAAACGTATAGGAATATTCCTGCTGTACAAAATGATAGGGTTTTTGAAGTGAATGCAGAAAAATTTTATTTTAATGATCCAATAACATTAGAATTTCAATTAGATTTCTTTAAAGAAAAATTTTTAAATAATTAA
- a CDS encoding FecCD family ABC transporter permease — MKINLKSISFIYKLIFSLFLLIGMFFLAMLFGAADITTTEVWQALTTTATGDNILIIREIRLPRGVAAIFVGAALAVSGAIMQGMTRNPLADPGLFGLTAGANAALAVAIGLFPSLNYLGIMISCFIGAALGSILVFGIASMNKKGFSPFRIVLAGSAVSAFLYAVADGASIYFKISKDVSMWTAGGIIGTSWSQLQIIIPFISIGLFISLLFSRHLTILSLNEEVAVGLGQNITQVKSILFIVIILLTGAAVSLVGNMVFIGLMVPHIVRSIVGTDYRFILPMSAIIGAVYMLFADTLGRTINAPYETPVVAIIAIMGLPFFLLIVSKRGRELL; from the coding sequence ATGAAAATTAACCTAAAATCAATTTCATTTATATACAAACTTATTTTTAGTCTGTTTCTTCTTATAGGGATGTTCTTTTTAGCGATGCTTTTTGGGGCTGCAGATATTACAACAACTGAAGTCTGGCAGGCTTTAACTACTACTGCCACTGGAGATAATATATTGATTATTCGTGAAATTCGTTTACCTAGAGGGGTAGCGGCTATATTTGTTGGAGCGGCACTTGCAGTTTCAGGAGCAATAATGCAGGGGATGACAAGAAATCCATTAGCTGACCCGGGGTTGTTTGGGTTAACTGCCGGAGCCAATGCAGCTTTAGCAGTTGCTATTGGCTTATTTCCTTCGTTGAACTACCTTGGTATAATGATTTCTTGTTTTATTGGGGCAGCCTTAGGATCAATACTGGTTTTTGGCATTGCTTCAATGAATAAAAAAGGTTTTTCTCCTTTTAGAATTGTTTTGGCTGGTTCTGCTGTTTCAGCATTCTTATATGCAGTTGCAGATGGAGCTAGCATCTACTTTAAAATATCAAAAGATGTCTCAATGTGGACAGCAGGGGGAATAATCGGAACCTCCTGGAGTCAACTACAGATTATTATTCCATTTATTAGTATCGGATTATTTATTTCCTTGCTTTTTTCTAGACACCTAACAATTTTAAGTTTAAATGAGGAAGTTGCTGTTGGTTTGGGGCAAAATATAACTCAGGTCAAGAGTATACTTTTTATAGTAATTATTTTATTAACAGGTGCTGCTGTCTCTTTAGTGGGGAATATGGTATTTATAGGTTTAATGGTGCCCCATATAGTTCGTAGTATAGTTGGAACAGATTATCGTTTTATATTGCCGATGTCAGCTATAATAGGAGCTGTGTATATGCTATTTGCTGACACATTAGGACGTACAATTAATGCTCCTTACGAAACACCAGTTGTAGCTATTATAGCAATTATGGGTTTGCCATTCTTTTTGTTAATTGTTAGTAAAAGGGGGAGAGAACTTTTATGA
- a CDS encoding FecCD family ABC transporter permease, translating to MIHPDLVKRQRMILSTLLVVIILTALISMGLGYSSLSYKRIIPILFGQGTFKENFILFLVRLPRIVITILAGMALALSGSILQGLTRNNLADPGIIGINSGAGLAITLFFLYFPLEVGSFTYLLPVVAFLGGLITAILIYLSSYNKNTGFKPTRLILVGVGFSMALSGAMIVLISSAKRFKVEFIAQWLAGDIWGTNWSFVWALLPWLIILIPFTLYKANRLNILTLGEPVAIGVGMSIEKERLILLLVAIALAASAVSVTGGIAFVGLMAPHIAKTLVGARNQLFMPIAILIGGWLLLFADTIGRNIVQPEGIAAGIMVALIGAPYFVYLLIKQ from the coding sequence ATGATTCATCCAGATTTAGTAAAAAGGCAGCGGATGATTTTATCTACTTTATTGGTAGTTATTATTTTGACAGCTTTAATTAGTATGGGTTTGGGTTATTCTTCATTATCTTATAAGCGAATAATTCCCATATTATTTGGTCAGGGAACATTTAAAGAAAATTTTATTCTTTTTTTAGTAAGGTTACCCCGAATAGTTATTACTATACTAGCAGGAATGGCACTTGCTTTATCTGGTTCTATCTTACAGGGACTAACGCGAAATAATCTAGCTGATCCTGGAATTATCGGAATTAATTCTGGAGCAGGTTTAGCAATTACTCTTTTCTTTTTATATTTCCCTTTAGAGGTTGGTTCATTTACCTATTTACTTCCGGTAGTAGCTTTTTTAGGTGGACTAATAACTGCTATATTAATTTATCTATCTTCTTATAATAAAAATACTGGGTTTAAACCAACAAGATTAATTCTTGTCGGGGTTGGATTTTCAATGGCATTATCCGGAGCAATGATTGTATTAATATCATCAGCTAAACGCTTTAAAGTAGAATTTATTGCTCAATGGTTAGCGGGTGATATTTGGGGAACTAATTGGTCTTTTGTTTGGGCACTTCTTCCTTGGCTAATTATCCTTATACCATTTACGTTATATAAAGCTAATCGTTTAAATATACTTACTCTTGGTGAACCAGTAGCTATTGGAGTTGGAATGTCCATTGAAAAAGAGCGGTTAATCTTATTATTGGTTGCTATTGCTTTGGCTGCTTCAGCAGTTTCTGTAACAGGTGGTATTGCCTTTGTTGGTTTAATGGCCCCTCATATAGCAAAGACATTGGTAGGGGCTAGAAATCAATTATTTATGCCCATCGCTATATTAATAGGAGGTTGGTTATTACTTTTTGCTGATACAATTGGTCGTAATATAGTTCAGCCAGAGGGAATTGCTGCCGGAATTATGGTAGCGTTAATTGGAGCGCCTTATTTTGTTTATTTGTTAATTAAGCAATAG
- a CDS encoding DUF2953 domain-containing protein, with product MLILLILALVVLFIVLYLIPVKVVIDFKRQKDKDHFEIKVSSLFFNHKLQLSYIDLKSLFYPYFIIKGNLIGLLEKDILIEEELNEEELRKVINHLRKMEEIIKQVEPLSFFTNHCSYLSWQTSFGLTNPAFTGMLSGGLWALKGAIIGFFRNFLRFSTAPLIEVNPNFNNVESLRVEFKGIFKFRLGNIILMGSRIVFYDLKRRLKYGRSSN from the coding sequence ATGTTAATATTACTAATTTTAGCCTTAGTGGTTTTATTTATAGTTTTGTATTTAATTCCCGTTAAAGTAGTAATTGATTTCAAGCGCCAAAAGGATAAGGATCATTTTGAAATTAAGGTAAGCAGTTTATTTTTTAACCATAAATTGCAACTTTCTTACATAGATCTAAAGAGTCTATTTTATCCTTACTTTATTATTAAGGGAAATTTGATTGGCTTATTAGAAAAAGATATATTAATTGAAGAAGAATTAAATGAAGAAGAGTTAAGAAAAGTTATTAATCATTTAAGAAAAATGGAAGAGATTATTAAGCAGGTTGAGCCACTTTCTTTTTTCACTAATCATTGTTCTTATTTGTCATGGCAGACTAGTTTTGGTCTAACTAATCCGGCTTTTACAGGTATGTTAAGTGGGGGTTTATGGGCACTTAAAGGAGCAATTATAGGATTTTTCAGGAATTTTTTAAGATTTAGTACAGCACCACTAATTGAAGTAAACCCTAACTTTAATAATGTTGAATCCTTGCGAGTTGAATTTAAAGGTATATTCAAATTTAGATTAGGAAATATTATACTTATGGGAAGTAGAATTGTTTTTTATGATCTCAAAAGGAGGTTAAAGTATGGGAGATCATCCAATTGA
- the ytfJ gene encoding GerW family sporulation protein: MGDHPIEGLMSAAMENIQEMVEVNTIVGDAVETKDGTVIIPISKVNFGFGAGGAEYAVPKKKKKDKKGSSQAGFGGGSGAGVMLNPMAFLVVDENQVRLLPVSGNAVLDQLLNVAPQVIDQLKGGNKKNKEQQEDKKKEKEAKTKAEERANIKL, translated from the coding sequence ATGGGAGATCATCCAATTGAAGGATTAATGAGTGCGGCAATGGAGAATATTCAAGAGATGGTTGAGGTTAATACAATTGTGGGGGATGCTGTAGAAACTAAAGATGGAACTGTAATTATTCCAATTTCCAAAGTCAATTTTGGTTTTGGGGCAGGTGGAGCAGAATATGCAGTACCCAAAAAAAAGAAAAAAGATAAAAAAGGATCTAGCCAAGCTGGTTTTGGAGGTGGGAGTGGAGCCGGAGTAATGCTTAATCCAATGGCTTTTTTGGTGGTTGATGAAAATCAAGTCAGGTTACTACCAGTGAGTGGTAATGCAGTGTTAGATCAATTGTTAAATGTAGCTCCCCAAGTGATTGACCAGCTTAAAGGTGGTAATAAGAAGAATAAAGAGCAGCAAGAAGATAAAAAGAAAGAAAAAGAAGCTAAAACTAAAGCTGAAGAAAGAGCAAATATTAAGCTCTAA
- a CDS encoding D-alanyl-D-alanine carboxypeptidase family protein: MRKFSYNLLGIIVLILVVSQSSLAVPNITARAAILIDGETGKILYRKNIHQQRAPASTTKIMTGILAIEEGELNDEVTASKRAAYEGGSSIYLTPGETLKLRELIYGLLVKSGNDAAIAIAEYIGGTVEKFAEMMNRKAKEIGALNTTFQNPNGLPNKEHLTTAYDLAQIARYALKNDFFAQVVSTRKKRISWPQHSWDRILTNTNKLLKRSKIVDGVKTGYTRAAGRCLVASATKDGQQLISVVLKSGSMWNESLRLLNYGFNNYQTVPVIKKGEIVHKIELQDEVNLKLKSAKDFKVVIPNHKTIKVKKVIDMADNISLPIRKDDKLGTMAFYNQADKLLGKVELLATKDVVLSNFQQIFSEITSRIQTYF; the protein is encoded by the coding sequence ATGAGAAAGTTTTCTTATAATCTATTAGGGATTATAGTATTAATATTGGTTGTTAGTCAATCTTCTTTAGCAGTACCTAATATTACAGCTAGGGCAGCTATTTTAATTGATGGAGAAACAGGTAAGATCTTATATAGAAAGAATATTCACCAACAACGAGCACCAGCTAGTACAACTAAGATTATGACGGGGATATTGGCTATTGAAGAAGGAGAATTAAATGATGAAGTAACAGCTAGTAAGCGGGCTGCTTATGAAGGAGGTTCTTCCATTTATTTGACTCCTGGTGAAACACTAAAGCTAAGAGAATTAATTTATGGTTTATTAGTTAAGTCAGGTAATGATGCTGCTATAGCTATTGCAGAATATATTGGTGGAACAGTAGAGAAATTTGCTGAAATGATGAATCGTAAAGCTAAAGAAATTGGTGCTTTAAATACAACTTTTCAAAACCCTAATGGCTTGCCGAATAAAGAGCATTTAACTACAGCTTATGATTTGGCCCAAATAGCTCGTTATGCGCTAAAAAATGATTTTTTTGCTCAGGTGGTATCTACTCGTAAAAAGAGGATATCTTGGCCTCAACATAGCTGGGACCGAATCTTAACGAATACTAATAAATTATTAAAACGGTCTAAAATAGTAGATGGAGTCAAAACTGGTTATACTAGGGCAGCGGGAAGGTGTTTAGTAGCTTCTGCTACTAAAGATGGTCAACAACTAATTAGTGTTGTTTTAAAAAGTGGTAGTATGTGGAATGAGTCTTTGCGTTTGTTAAATTATGGATTTAATAATTATCAGACAGTACCCGTAATTAAAAAAGGTGAAATTGTACATAAAATTGAGTTACAGGATGAAGTTAATTTAAAACTAAAATCAGCTAAGGATTTTAAAGTAGTAATCCCTAATCATAAGACAATAAAGGTAAAAAAAGTTATTGATATGGCAGATAATATTAGCTTACCTATCCGCAAAGATGATAAATTAGGTACTATGGCATTTTATAATCAAGCAGATAAATTGTTAGGTAAGGTAGAGTTATTAGCTACTAAAGATGTAGTTCTTTCTAATTTTCAGCAAATTTTTAGTGAAATTACTAGCAGGATTCAGACTTACTTTTAG
- a CDS encoding pseudouridine synthase, whose protein sequence is MERLQKIMAQAGVASRRKSEEIIKEGRVEVNGEVVTQLGAKVDPSQDKIKVDGEELELEKAVYILLNKPKDVITTVDDPQGRKTVVDMIDVKQRIYPVGRLDYDTEGLLLLTNDGDVTYALTHPSHQVGKKYIATVEGTPSENALERLEAGVELADGLTAPAQADLVVEMGTQSILSLEVHEGRKHQVKRMCEKVGHPVKELKRIKVGPLNLDEELKPGEYRHLTAEEVAKLQEIVKQVKENE, encoded by the coding sequence ATGGAAAGATTACAGAAAATAATGGCACAAGCAGGTGTAGCATCAAGAAGAAAGTCAGAGGAAATTATTAAAGAAGGTAGAGTAGAAGTTAACGGAGAAGTAGTAACTCAATTAGGGGCCAAGGTTGACCCTAGCCAGGATAAAATTAAGGTTGATGGAGAAGAGTTGGAATTAGAAAAGGCGGTATATATTTTATTAAATAAACCAAAAGATGTAATTACAACAGTAGATGACCCGCAAGGAAGAAAGACAGTAGTAGATATGATAGATGTTAAGCAGCGAATTTATCCAGTGGGAAGATTAGATTATGATACAGAAGGATTATTATTGTTGACTAATGATGGTGATGTAACTTATGCTTTAACCCATCCAAGTCACCAAGTAGGAAAGAAATACATAGCTACAGTTGAAGGTACTCCTAGTGAAAATGCTTTAGAAAGGTTAGAAGCAGGAGTTGAATTAGCTGATGGCTTAACAGCTCCTGCTCAAGCTGATTTAGTAGTGGAGATGGGAACTCAGTCAATTCTTTCGTTAGAAGTTCATGAGGGAAGGAAGCACCAAGTAAAGAGGATGTGTGAGAAAGTAGGTCATCCAGTTAAGGAATTGAAGCGAATTAAGGTTGGCCCATTAAATTTAGATGAAGAGCTAAAGCCGGGAGAGTATAGACACTTGACTGCTGAAGAAGTAGCTAAACTACAAGAGATAGTTAAGCAGGTTAAGGAGAATGAGTAA